The Bacillota bacterium DNA segment ATTTTTGAAAGCACCAAATTTAATGGCAGGTAAAGTATGCGATAGTCCAGCGTCTCTTATCGATATAATGCCTACAATTCTAACTTATGCCGGTGTTGAATATGCTGATTTAGCTCTTCAAGGTGAGGATCTTATCTCTGTCGCAAATGGGGCTTCTAAGAGAGCTTGTGTTTTTTCGCAGCTTGGCAGTAATGAAAATGGCCTTTATATGATCGCAACCAAGGACGAAAAATATATAAGGTCTGAACCTGATGCAATGGATTATTATTTTTACGGAACTCGGCAAGAGGAAAGAAACCAGTTTGATGAATTAAGAGATAAAGCAGAAAAATTAAAAAATAGCTTGCTGGCTCAATATTTAAAAAAGGAAAGGTTTTTAAATAATGAACCCAGAAAAATATCGGATGATAAAAGGACGGGACACATTTTTCAGGATCATATAGGGCTAAGAGAACGGGAAAAAATCATACCTAATGGGTATAGGGTAGACTTAAGATAAATTGGAAAAGCAAGCGTTATGATAAAAGTATTTAATGCCATAGATCTTCGAGAGCATATCTTTTTCCGAAAATCGAGTCGTAATTTATTATACGGGCTTTTTCAAAGACGTCTTTTGGTGAATCTTTAAAGCTTCCTATTTTTCCGTCTGGAGTTACTGTTATTCCGTTTTGGATGATAGGCAGCTCGGACCCAATTTGCGAAAGCAGGCTAAAATAAGGGTTTTTAGGAAGACCCGCAAAATCAAGAACTGAATATGAAAGTGATGAGTATTGGTGCCCTTCGCAGTTTGGAATCTTAGCATCATAGTTTGACCAAAATACAACTGGTGTAAATTTGTTGATTAATGAATCAAAATACTCTGAATTTCTATCAATATAAGGACTCACAGAGGTTTTTGCAGATAACTTGTTTAGTTCAATTCCTTTCAGCGCTGGAAAATGGTCGCCGAAAAATACAATATTAACGGGTCTGTCGACAGTTTTAAAGTAATCGATAAGCGTTTTTAAAGACGCGTCAGCGTCACTGATGCCTTGAGAGTAGCATTCAAACATTCCTGTTTTATAACTACCCAAGCCGTTTCCAGTAATTTTGATATCGTTTTGACCGTAAACGCCTTTGCTATATGGGAAATGATTTTGCATTGAAACACCAAATACAAAAAGTGGTTTATCATCAGCAGAATATTTTTGATACTGTGCAATGATTTGATGTACAAAATAATCATCGCTTGCATAATTGCCTTTTTTACTGACATCTTTCATATCTTTTATAGTTACAAAATTATCAAATCCTATCAATGGATACACTTTATTTCTATTCCAAAAAGTAGAGACATATGGGTGTACTGCAATAGTGGTATAGCCATATTCTTTCAACAGCCTAGGAAGTGACGGCAAAGGCTGTTTAATGTATTGAGAATAGGCAATGCTTCCGCCGGGCAAAAATGCAGTGGACAGCCCGGTAAGCGCCTCAAATTCAACGTTGGCAGTTCCGCCTCCAACTTCACTAGAAGCCATAGTAAAAGCATTGCCGCTTTACATAAGTGAGTGAACAGTTGGCAAAGGATCTTTACTGAATCTAAGGCCGTTAACGTTCGTTATATCCCAAAATGATTCACTCAGTATCATAATTATAACTGGTTTATTTTTAATATCTAATTTAGGCTCTAAGTTTTTATTATATGATTGAATTACTTCCTTACTATAACTTTGTGGCTTGGAAACATGCATATACTGTTCATTAATAACGAATGAAAGAAAAAAACCATTTCGTTCGTAACTTGTTTTTTGATCCCACAGCATGGTTTTAGCACCTGATTTTTCAATCATCTCTGCAAAAGGCGATTTCCAAAAATTAAAAATGGAAATCAAGAAAAACAAAGATAGACATATAGATGCAAGCCGTATCGGCAAATGAGATGGTAAGAATTTTTTTAGGCAAAATTTTATATTAGACTTAATTACTTTTTTAATTATTGCAATGATAACAGCTATAAGTATAAGGGAAATTAAAGTAATAATAAGATAAAAATTTATCCCGCCTACCATTACTTTTAGGCTCCAGAGGCCTTCGGAAATTTTGGATGTATCCCATGGCAAAACTGGCACCCCCATATTGGATAGTTTAAGGTATTCAACTGCTCCAATAAATAAAGTTATTAATATGTATGTTATATAAGTAGCTTTAAAGCGGCCCGATAATCCATAGATTAATACGATTATTGAGAGCCAAATAAGGTAATTGAAGATAACAATAGGGACGTTATTTATTATCCATTTTAGAATAACGCCGAAACCTTTGTTTACAGCATATAAATCTATATACTGCAATAAAAATAGCGATATAAAAGGCAAAAATAACAGGATCAGAATATTAAAAACAGATATAAAAGCATTTTTAGATAACAGGATATTTTGCTTAAAAAAGTTTTTCAAAATATTCACCTGCTGTTACGTTTATTTAATATATTATATTACAAAAATATACACAATTTGTAAATACATTGTAAAAGCTTAATGGAACAATTATTAAATTGACATGTTTTAAGTGATTTGGTATACTTAATTTAAGTGAGGCGTTTAAATGATGTGGAGTAAAATAAAAAGTAAATTGTTTTTAAATGAATACAGCATGATGATTGGAGTTGCGGTGATAATTCTTGCTGTTGTCATTATTTCGTTGATTGTTCAATTTGCGCCAAAACCTCCTAATGAAAGTCCTATAGATCCAAGGACGGTAAAACAACAGGAGTTTGGCAATGTTCCTAAGCTGGTTGCTGTAAATCTTGATTTTTGTCCAATATGCAGGGCTTATAGACAGCAGCTTGACACGCTGAAGAAAGATTATTGGGGCAAGGTAGATATTGAGATCTACGAAACCGGGGATGAACGGGCTGAAAAATTGTTGGACTCAATTGAGCTCGATAAGCCGGATACACCTGCATACTTCCTGCTTGACCAAAGCGGCGAGGTTTTAGACCATAGCACCGGAGAACTTGATGTTGAATCCATACATGAGTTGTTTAAACAGAACTTTGGGATTGACCCAAATGCAGACAGTGACACTCAATCTTCACAAAGTTCACAGCCTATTCAAGGCTCTCAGGATTTGCAGAGTATACCAACCCAAAGTGCTGCAAATAATAGCGCTCAAAAATCAAATTAAATTAAAAATGCTGATGAGAATATCATCAGCATTTTGTTTTAAGATTCTTATTATTAAAATGGCTTTTAAGCATTGACTGGTGCTTTTTGGAATTTTTTAAGCCAGGATAATGTTTCTAAAGTTTTTTCGTAAAGATTCATGGCTTTATTTTCGTCAATAAAGCGTTCCATTACACGTTTATATGAAAAAGGATAATCCGACATATAGTAAAACATGAGATCAATAATAAAATCCTCATAATTGTCTTTTTCTTCTTTTAAACGCTTGCCTACTTCTGTATCAGCAAGTTTGGGGTGTTGAGACAATGTATTTATTAAGTAAGGCAGATTATGAGACTTTGGCGCGTCTTTCCCGGTATGGCAAACAAACATACCCTTGACTAATCTTTCAACAGACTGCTGGCATAAAAAAGCCACATAAGCCCAACGCTTACATTTAATAAGATCTGCTGCAGTTTGTATATCGTAATCTGAGAGGTATACCCAATACTCATATTTTTCGTAAGATGTCATTTTGAAGCCTCCGTTGTGTCTAATTCACCGCTTTGGACAATTTCGTCTAGCGCCTCTGCAACTTTTTTATCATATAATTCTGGAAGACTTAATAACTCTTTAACAGCATCTTGAAATGAACGCGGTTTATTGTAGGTCCTTTGGCTTGTTATTGCATCAAATGAATCTGCAACGGCAATAATTCTTGCCTCAATACAAAGATCTGAACCTTTTAAACCATAAGGGTATCCGCTTCCGTCAAGACGTTCATGATGGCATTGAGCTATATACGCGATTTCATGACCAAAACGCGGCTCTAAAAGTCTTCGGCTTCCAATGGGGTGTTTAATAATTTGTCTGTATTCTTCACTTGTTAAAGGACCAGCTTTTTGCAAAATCTCATCTGAAAGGGAGCATTTCCCAACATCATGGAATAGCGCAGCGACTACAAGGTTTTGGGTTGAAATATCATTAAGTCCAAGTTTCTCAGCAAGTGCAACTGAATACTGCATAACCCTGCGGCCATGACCGCGAGTGTACATATCCTTAGCCTCAACTTTATCCGCCAAAGCCTGAAGATCATCTCTAAAACATGCTAAGTCAACGAAAAGAGGGGTAGTGACAACATAGAGCATTTTTAGATCCTCTTTGCTTGACATTAGAACTGTTTTTTTTAGCCCCTTAACATAAAATGAATCATTTTGAGCAAGTTCTATTAGATCGTTCTCATTATGTAAAGTTACCGAACCGCTTAAAATATAAAAAAACTCCACAGTATCCGGATTTTCTGCTGGGTCAATCCACATTGCCGAGCCAGCCGGGACAGACTGCAACATTACCTCAACACTGTTTTCGTCACTGCCGAGTTTTGAAAGCAGTTTAACGAATAATCCCGGTTGACGGCTTGCTCCATCATCCCGGTTAACTGTAATAGCGGACATTTTTCACCTCAAAAATCAGCTTTGAGATTGTTATATTTCAGTTATATCGGTTCCGAACTCGATAATCTCTTCAACTATGCCAGCAGGCTCTAAAAGCTCATCCTGATTAAAAACCTGGACTTGAATATCTTTGCCATATTCAGAGCATATTTTTACAGCGTTTTTATAAACACTTTTTAGGTTATTGTTGCATTCTGATAAAAATATGGCGATATCTATATCGCTGTCCTTTGAATAGGTGCCTTTACTAAAAGAACCGAAAAGATAAATCCTATATATCAGCAAATTAGCTCGCAATTTTGGAATAAGATTATGTAAAATTGATGAAATCTGTGTAGGTAAATGTTTTGTCATTTGTTCGATAATCAATAAGCCGCCTTAAAAGGATCGATTGTAACTGTTTGACCGTCAACTTCGTATGTTTTATCTTCGCAGATGACTTCTCCGCCTTCTTTAGCAACTTTAGCTTCAACTTTATCAGTAATTTTGCCTGTTTTGTCAGTAAGCTTATCTACGTCGACTTTATCAGTTGCTTGTGCTTTTTCAACAGAAGACTCAACTTTTACGTTTGCTTTGTCGATTGTTTGATCAATTTTGTCTTCAGTTGATTGGGCAAAGGCTCCAAAACTGAATAAATTAGCACTAACCAAAAGTGATAAGACAACAGATACAGTTTTTTTCATAAATAAAACCCTCCTATTATTTTGAATATAAAAGGCAACTGACTGTCAGTTGCCTTACAAACATAATAACAGGAAAGGTTTAGCCTATTCCGCTTAAATTGTTTGGCAACTGGCTGCCATAGGATAATCCCTTAGGCCCTTTAGTTTTGTGCCCCTGTCTTTCAACAGGTTTACCATTTACATGGAGATACATTTTGTATCTAAAGTAAATATATCACTGGAGAATTTTTTTGTCAATGAAAATTCTGTAATATCTTGCAAATGTTTTTAAATTAAACTTGGAATAAATATCCTGTTATTAAAAGAGGGAAGTCCGCTAATTTCGATAGAATCCCCCTTAGCAATGCTATTAAATATTTCAATAATAAGAGGGACAGTTTTATTTAACGCCGAACTAAGCATTTCTTCTGCAACTTTCGCAGTTAAACCCTTGCTGTTTTTCAACCTTAGGTGAGAACTGAAAAGATAATGTTGACCGGCAATGCGCTCAAATGTTTTTAAGACACATGTCAGAGTTGGGGAAGATTTAACACATAAACGTATAAAAAAGACAGTATCAGAAAAGCATTTGACAATTTTCCGTTCATTGATCTTTATTCCATAGACATCACTAAGAACACATTTATATAGTCGTGCGATACAGTTCATTGAAAAATCATCTAAAAATAATTCTTTCTCAATTCTAAATATTCGAACAGGAAAACCGGATCTTAAATCGAAGAGCACTGTATCAAGATCACTTTCGATTCTATGGTGGTAAGCTCTTTCACCATTGCCTTTCTCTAACTGCATGGAATATATAACTGGATGGACACAGACATCGAGACTATAATGGCACATAAAACCGATTACATAAGACAGTAATATTTGATAATCTTTCGAATCAGCATGTTTGCAGACATATGATTGAAGATAGGAAAGAAGCTCATCTGTTTTT contains these protein-coding regions:
- a CDS encoding HEPN domain-containing protein, coding for MTSYEKYEYWVYLSDYDIQTAADLIKCKRWAYVAFLCQQSVERLVKGMFVCHTGKDAPKSHNLPYLINTLSQHPKLADTEVGKRLKEEKDNYEDFIIDLMFYYMSDYPFSYKRVMERFIDENKAMNLYEKTLETLSWLKKFQKAPVNA
- a CDS encoding nucleotidyltransferase domain-containing protein; its protein translation is MTKHLPTQISSILHNLIPKLRANLLIYRIYLFGSFSKGTYSKDSDIDIAIFLSECNNNLKSVYKNAVKICSEYGKDIQVQVFNQDELLEPAGIVEEIIEFGTDITEI
- a CDS encoding thioredoxin family protein; its protein translation is MMWSKIKSKLFLNEYSMMIGVAVIILAVVIISLIVQFAPKPPNESPIDPRTVKQQEFGNVPKLVAVNLDFCPICRAYRQQLDTLKKDYWGKVDIEIYETGDERAEKLLDSIELDKPDTPAYFLLDQSGEVLDHSTGELDVESIHELFKQNFGIDPNADSDTQSSQSSQPIQGSQDLQSIPTQSAANNSAQKSN
- a CDS encoding zinc dependent phospholipase C family protein codes for the protein MPAFVTHKLFGDDLLTVLPEKLRKIIEKEYAAYFWGLQGPDLLFYKKGLKLPLLGNLMHREKTDELLSYLQSYVCKHADSKDYQILLSYVIGFMCHYSLDVCVHPVIYSMQLEKGNGERAYHHRIESDLDTVLFDLRSGFPVRIFRIEKELFLDDFSMNCIARLYKCVLSDVYGIKINERKIVKCFSDTVFFIRLCVKSSPTLTCVLKTFERIAGQHYLFSSHLRLKNSKGLTAKVAEEMLSSALNKTVPLIIEIFNSIAKGDSIEISGLPSFNNRIFIPSLI
- a CDS encoding LTA synthase family protein — translated: MASSEVGGGTANVEFEALTGLSTAFLPGGSIAYSQYIKQPLPSLPRLLKEYGYTTIAVHPYVSTFWNRNKVYPLIGFDNFVTIKDMKDVSKKGNYASDDYFVHQIIAQYQKYSADDKPLFVFGVSMQNHFPYSKGVYGQNDIKITGNGLGSYKTGMFECYSQGISDADASLKTLIDYFKTVDRPVNIVFFGDHFPALKGIELNKLSAKTSVSPYIDRNSEYFDSLINKFTPVVFWSNYDAKIPNCEGHQYSSLSYSVLDFAGLPKNPYFSLLSQIGSELPIIQNGITVTPDGKIGSFKDSPKDVFEKARIINYDSIFGKRYALEDLWH
- a CDS encoding HD domain-containing protein; protein product: MSAITVNRDDGASRQPGLFVKLLSKLGSDENSVEVMLQSVPAGSAMWIDPAENPDTVEFFYILSGSVTLHNENDLIELAQNDSFYVKGLKKTVLMSSKEDLKMLYVVTTPLFVDLACFRDDLQALADKVEAKDMYTRGHGRRVMQYSVALAEKLGLNDISTQNLVVAALFHDVGKCSLSDEILQKAGPLTSEEYRQIIKHPIGSRRLLEPRFGHEIAYIAQCHHERLDGSGYPYGLKGSDLCIEARIIAVADSFDAITSQRTYNKPRSFQDAVKELLSLPELYDKKVAEALDEIVQSGELDTTEASK